The Pleuronectes platessa chromosome 13, fPlePla1.1, whole genome shotgun sequence genome includes a window with the following:
- the c13h5orf22 gene encoding UPF0489 protein C5orf22 homolog isoform X1, with product MSRAPLKRVYKDLPVWIVEDHNDVVCHIYRAIASRHLPDKNIKMVHLDSHPDLLIPVNMPADTVFDKESLISELSIENWIMPMVYAGHVSWVAWLHPYWAQQIREGEHRMSVGRDSSTTTIRVTSTDDYFLSDGLYVCEEQLENSKPLRLNVVKVNPVKAGHSLLTEKKTQEDTEGLFMKRRRTESSKAGEASSSETPSSATVLPAESSNIIAEESSAGTRLGDDPDEDKEEGSTSYVVKRISPCLSETEPYILDIDLDFFSCKNPFKEMYTQEEYAIMKELYRFTGPSPDADKEELDDCVYRRIHQLEDLEAAFADFLQDDGEETVKFWAGNPRMASLAQLVFSLKSRNPKPDYEMVHQAGLTCDTVELPHHISTEEEIDRLITAVQLFLTPLPRPTLVTVSRSSLDEYCPVEQVDSVQSRMLAVLEALYGPLDLHKDYKHSSTETQDCQPQAS from the exons ATGAGCCGTGCACCGCTGAAAAGGGTCTACAAGGATCTGCCGGTGTGGATCGTGGAGGACCACAACGAC GTGGTGTGTCACATCTACCGTGCTATTGCATCGAGGCACCTCCCAGACAAGAACATAAAGATGGTTCATTTGGACTCTCATCCGGATCTTCTTATCCCTGTCAACATGCCCGCTGACACAGTCTTTGATAAGGAGAGTCTGATCAG tgAGTTAAGTATAGAAAACTGGATAATGCCCATGGTCTATGCCGGCCATGTGTCCTGGGTAGCATGGCTGCATCCATACTGGGCCCAGCAGATCCGAGAAGGAGAGCACAGGATGTCTGTGGGCAGAGACtcatccaccaccaccatcag AGTGACCAGTACAGACGACTACTTCCTCAGTGATGGTCTTTATGTTTgtgaggagcagctggaaaactcTAAACCTCTTAGACTGAACGTGGTCAAAGTCAATCCGGTCAAAGCAGGTCATTCATTACTCACAG AAAAGAAAacccaggaggacacagaggggtTGTTCATGAAGAGACGCAGGACAGAGAGCAGTAAGGCAGGCGAAGCCAGCTCCTCTGAGACCCCGTCGTCTGCCACAGTCCTGCCAGCAGAGAGCAGCAACATCATTGCAGAAGAGTCCAGCGCTGGGACTCGCTTGGGAGATGATCCTGATGAGGATAAAGAGGAAGGATCAACCAGTTATGTTGTTAAGAGAATATCTCCATGTCTAAGTGAGACAGAGCCATACATCCTTGACATTGATTTGGATTTCTTCTCCTGTAAGAATCCCTTTAAGGAAATGTATACACAG GAAGAGTACGCCATCATGAAGGAGCTCTATCGCTTCACAGGACCCAGCCCTGATGCTGATAAG gAGGAGCTCGATGACTGTGTGTACCGTCGTATACATCAGTTAGAGGACCTGGAAGCAGCATTTGCAGATTTTCTACAGGACGACGGGGAAGAGACAGTTAAATTTTGGGCAGGTAACCCCAG aaTGGCTTCATTAGCCCAACTGGTTTTCAGTTTGAAGTCAAGAAACCCGAAGCCCGACTACGAGATG GTCCATCAGGCGGGGTTAACCTGTGACACTGTTGAGCTGCCTCATCACATCAGCACTGAGGAAGAGATCGACAGACTCATCACAGCTGTACAGCTGTTTCTGACACCTCTGCCCAGACCTACACTGGTCACTGTGTCCAg gtcCAGTCTAGATGAATACTGCCCAGTAGAACAGGTGGATTCAGTCCAGAGCAGAATGCTGGCTGTACTGGAGGCACTGTATGGTCCATTGGACTTACACAAAGActataaacacagcagcacagagactCAGGACTGCCAACCACAGGCCtcttaa
- the c13h5orf22 gene encoding UPF0489 protein C5orf22 homolog isoform X2 — MVHLDSHPDLLIPVNMPADTVFDKESLISELSIENWIMPMVYAGHVSWVAWLHPYWAQQIREGEHRMSVGRDSSTTTIRVTSTDDYFLSDGLYVCEEQLENSKPLRLNVVKVNPVKAGHSLLTEKKTQEDTEGLFMKRRRTESSKAGEASSSETPSSATVLPAESSNIIAEESSAGTRLGDDPDEDKEEGSTSYVVKRISPCLSETEPYILDIDLDFFSCKNPFKEMYTQEEYAIMKELYRFTGPSPDADKEELDDCVYRRIHQLEDLEAAFADFLQDDGEETVKFWAGNPRMASLAQLVFSLKSRNPKPDYEMVHQAGLTCDTVELPHHISTEEEIDRLITAVQLFLTPLPRPTLVTVSRSSLDEYCPVEQVDSVQSRMLAVLEALYGPLDLHKDYKHSSTETQDCQPQAS, encoded by the exons ATGGTTCATTTGGACTCTCATCCGGATCTTCTTATCCCTGTCAACATGCCCGCTGACACAGTCTTTGATAAGGAGAGTCTGATCAG tgAGTTAAGTATAGAAAACTGGATAATGCCCATGGTCTATGCCGGCCATGTGTCCTGGGTAGCATGGCTGCATCCATACTGGGCCCAGCAGATCCGAGAAGGAGAGCACAGGATGTCTGTGGGCAGAGACtcatccaccaccaccatcag AGTGACCAGTACAGACGACTACTTCCTCAGTGATGGTCTTTATGTTTgtgaggagcagctggaaaactcTAAACCTCTTAGACTGAACGTGGTCAAAGTCAATCCGGTCAAAGCAGGTCATTCATTACTCACAG AAAAGAAAacccaggaggacacagaggggtTGTTCATGAAGAGACGCAGGACAGAGAGCAGTAAGGCAGGCGAAGCCAGCTCCTCTGAGACCCCGTCGTCTGCCACAGTCCTGCCAGCAGAGAGCAGCAACATCATTGCAGAAGAGTCCAGCGCTGGGACTCGCTTGGGAGATGATCCTGATGAGGATAAAGAGGAAGGATCAACCAGTTATGTTGTTAAGAGAATATCTCCATGTCTAAGTGAGACAGAGCCATACATCCTTGACATTGATTTGGATTTCTTCTCCTGTAAGAATCCCTTTAAGGAAATGTATACACAG GAAGAGTACGCCATCATGAAGGAGCTCTATCGCTTCACAGGACCCAGCCCTGATGCTGATAAG gAGGAGCTCGATGACTGTGTGTACCGTCGTATACATCAGTTAGAGGACCTGGAAGCAGCATTTGCAGATTTTCTACAGGACGACGGGGAAGAGACAGTTAAATTTTGGGCAGGTAACCCCAG aaTGGCTTCATTAGCCCAACTGGTTTTCAGTTTGAAGTCAAGAAACCCGAAGCCCGACTACGAGATG GTCCATCAGGCGGGGTTAACCTGTGACACTGTTGAGCTGCCTCATCACATCAGCACTGAGGAAGAGATCGACAGACTCATCACAGCTGTACAGCTGTTTCTGACACCTCTGCCCAGACCTACACTGGTCACTGTGTCCAg gtcCAGTCTAGATGAATACTGCCCAGTAGAACAGGTGGATTCAGTCCAGAGCAGAATGCTGGCTGTACTGGAGGCACTGTATGGTCCATTGGACTTACACAAAGActataaacacagcagcacagagactCAGGACTGCCAACCACAGGCCtcttaa